Part of the Clostridiales bacterium genome is shown below.
TATGAGAAAGGTATGGATGTTACCGTTGTAGAGATGCTCCCCAACGTTATGACAGGTGTTGTCCATGCGAACCGTGCTATGCTCCTCTGGCTTATGTCAGGCATGGGTTCACCTTCAGGGAATAAAAAAGATGCGATAAAAATACCCGTAAAGATATATAACGCATCAAAAGTTGTAAAGTTTGGGAATGGCAAAACCTATATAAAGGCCAATAAAGGCAGGAAGGATCAATATACTCCATGGCAGACTCTTGTTCCTGAAAATATCCATAACCCATTTGATAAAAAGCTCAACCCTGCCAATACCGAAGATATAACTATAGATACCGATTATGTTATTTTTTCTGCAGGCGGAAGAGCTGATGATTCCCTTTATTACAGCCTTTTAAAAAATAATTCCGCAAATGAAATATATTGCGTAGGCGATGCGAGACAGCCCGGCAGGGCTTGGGAAGCAATCACTTCAGCAAATGATATCGCAAGAAATATTTAAGAGAAACATAATATCATTTTTTAAGTACAGTGCTATTTCATAGAAAGTATAACATTTACAGGGTTGAAGGAATAACAGATTAGGAGGATCAAAATTGGCAGCCAAATCTATAAAAGAGCTTATTGAAGTATATGAATCATCCAGAGTGGAAATTCAATCCAGCAAGATAATATTTTCAGGTATGGATGAAATGGATGTATACAATATAACCGCCCCATTTAAAGATATGTACAAAGAGGTCTTGGCAGGTAGGGTTGAAAAAAGAGAAAGTGAAGATTCTCGTACCGTATTTTTTGTAAATAAAGAAAACAGATGGATTCCAAAGGAAAATATGATGGATTTTCGTCTTCAGGACCCTTTTATAACTAAAATAAAAGGAGAACTTATATTCGGCGGAGTTGAAACGTATCCCCACCCCTATATAAAAAATGCCCTTGGATATAAAACTGTTTTTTACAGGGGCAGCAGCACGGAAAAGCTGCATAAGTTCACCGAAGGGCCCGGAATGATGAAAGATATAAGGCTTATCGAGTTTCCTGAAGGCGAAATCGGCATATTTACAAGGCCTCAGGGGAAAATTGGCGGAAGAGGAAAAATAGGTTTTATAAAGATAAAATCACTTGATGAACTGAATGCCGATATTATAAGTTCCGCTAAACTTATTGAAGACCAGTTTATCGATGAAGAATGGGGAGGCCCGAATGAGCTTCATATATTGAATAACGGGCTTGTCGGCATCCTCGGACACATTGCACGTTTTGACGAAAAAGGTTACAGGCATTATTATTCAATGGTATTTTCATTTGACCCTAAAACATGTAAAGCTTCAGATATTAGAATAATTTTAATGAGAAGTGAATTGCCTGACGGAAGCGCTAAAAGGCCCGACTTGAAGGATGTATTGTTCAGCGGTGGAATAATAAGGTTAAACAATGGAAAAGCCGAACTATATGTAGGCGTAAGCGATGCTGAAGCATACAAGGTTACAATTGAAGATCCGTTTAAAATTTATGAAAAATAAGCATCACGAGAAAGATAGGGAAGCTTAACCAAGTATAAGCTTCCCTATCTTTTATATTCTGCTGTCTTTTTCCTCATCTTCATATTTTATGACAGCTATCAGGTAAAATTCATCTTTGTTTTTTAATTATACATATGTGAACTATTTATTTTCCGGTTCTGACCCGGCAGTGACTGTTTTTGATGAAATATTTCCTACATTTAAAATAAGGTTGAATACTATCCCGAATATTGCCGCAGTCGCTATTGCAGGAAGCTTAAGACCAAACATCGGAATCATGCCTCCCGGGAATGCGAACGTTCCGCCTATTCCAATTGTCAGTATTGTTGATATTACTGCAAGATTTCTTGTATCAAACATATCGACATTTTTATTTATCATAATTGCGATTCCCTGTACGCCTATTACACCAAAGAGATATATCGTGATTCCTCCGATTACTGCAGCCGGTATTGAAAATACCAGCGCTGAGAGATTGCCGAAAAACGATATAATCATTGTTATGACTGCCGCTGCGATAAGCACGCCGGTGGAAAAATTCTTCGTAATTGCCATTGTACTTAAGTTCTCACCATAATTTGTGCCGGCAGGCCCGCCTAACATGGCTGAAATCATATCTCCCAGGCCATCACCTATGAGGTTTAACCCGAGTTTATCCGCTATTTTATATGTCTTTTTTCTATCAAGCTTTTTCGATAAATCATTTACATACAAATCAAGCTGGTATACATGAGCTGAAGATTCAGGTATTGTTGCAATCGCGATTGGCATTATTGCAAGTAGGGATGACCAGCTCCATGTCGGAAGTGTAAAATGCGGAACTGTAATTACGGATGCGGATGTTATTTTTGCAAAATCCACAAGACCTGCAGGTATGCTCAATAAATAACCTAATATTATACCAAACAATATTGAAAGCTGTCCAAGCGTACCTTTTAAATATACTGAAAATATGATTGTGGACACCAGCGTTATCAGTGCTATGCCCCAGTTCTGAGAAGCGTTGCTCATGGCCGTATTGGTAAGTGAAAGCCCTATTATTATCGCAATGCTGCCTGTAACCGATGGAGGAAGTATCTTATCCATCTTTTCTTTACCGTATATTTTTATCAGGATCCCTGCCACAATGGATATAAGACCTGATGCTACAATTCCGAACTGCGCTTTGGAAATAAGGCTGTCCGGTGCTATCTGGCCCAGCTTTT
Proteins encoded:
- a CDS encoding DUF1861 family protein, producing MAAKSIKELIEVYESSRVEIQSSKIIFSGMDEMDVYNITAPFKDMYKEVLAGRVEKRESEDSRTVFFVNKENRWIPKENMMDFRLQDPFITKIKGELIFGGVETYPHPYIKNALGYKTVFYRGSSTEKLHKFTEGPGMMKDIRLIEFPEGEIGIFTRPQGKIGGRGKIGFIKIKSLDELNADIISSAKLIEDQFIDEEWGGPNELHILNNGLVGILGHIARFDEKGYRHYYSMVFSFDPKTCKASDIRIILMRSELPDGSAKRPDLKDVLFSGGIIRLNNGKAELYVGVSDAEAYKVTIEDPFKIYEK
- a CDS encoding solute carrier family 23 protein, with product MKEKKIVGYLPDENPPLWKLILFALQQILVMFPATVLVALLTGFHVSTTLFASGLATLCFLLITKRQLPLFYGSSFSYITAIVAITGVKKLGQIAPDSLISKAQFGIVASGLISIVAGILIKIYGKEKMDKILPPSVTGSIAIIIGLSLTNTAMSNASQNWGIALITLVSTIIFSVYLKGTLGQLSILFGIILGYLLSIPAGLVDFAKITSASVITVPHFTLPTWSWSSLLAIMPIAIATIPESSAHVYQLDLYVNDLSKKLDRKKTYKIADKLGLNLIGDGLGDMISAMLGGPAGTNYGENLSTMAITKNFSTGVLIAAAVITMIISFFGNLSALVFSIPAAVIGGITIYLFGVIGVQGIAIMINKNVDMFDTRNLAVISTILTIGIGGTFAFPGGMIPMFGLKLPAIATAAIFGIVFNLILNVGNISSKTVTAGSEPENK